TCGGCACCTTCGTCAAGATGCCCGAGGTTATCTACCACCACGCCGTCTACAACCAGTACCTCTGGAACCGCTTCTAGAAAACCTGCCTTACACAACAGCAAAACGCCCTGACCGTGCGGTCAGGGCGTTTTGCTTTAGGCCAGAAGAATATTTGAAACAGTACTTGTAACTATTGCGGGAATATGGAACCACCACGGTTCTATATTCCCGAGATACATCCTTCAGTGTCGACATTGATCGCGAGGGCGCGGGGTACCTTGGGGAGCCCCGGCATCAACATCATGTTTCCCGCAATCACCACGACGAAGCCAGCTCCAGCGGAGAGTGCCACGTCCCGCACGTTGAAGGTCCAGCCTGAGGGAGCACCCATAATCTTGGGATCGTCCGTAAAGGAATACTGCGTTTTTGCGATGCAAACAGGAAGATTCGAGTAACCCCAGTCCGAGAGGCGGCGCAGTTGCGCCTTCGCCGCTTCACTAAAGGCCACATCCGAGGCGCCATAAATCTTGCGCGCAACCTGCAAAACCTTTTCTTCCAGAGAATCCGTCAACGCATAGAGAGGCTGAATCTGCGGATCGGGATTCGCGTCCAACAGTTCGACCACTTTTGCTGCAAGGTCCGCGCATCCTTCGCCACCCTTCGTAAATGCCTCTGCAAGAGCGCTCTTTACGCCCCGGGAGCAGCAATACTCGCGAAGCAGCTTCAAGTCTTCGTCGGTATCGTGAGGAAAGCGATTGATCGCCACGACAAGCGACAGTCCATACCTCTTCAGATTTTCGAGATGCCGCTCCAGGTTGGGCAGGCCCTTGAGCAGGTCGCCGCCTCCCATGTTCCGCATGCTTTGAACCGTGGTGACGACGACAGCCGCCGCGGGCCGAATTCCAGAGGAGCGCATCACGATGTCCAGGTATTTCTCCGCACCCAGATCTGCGCCAAAGCCAGCTTCGTTGATTACATAATCTGCAAGACGAAGGCCCGCCTGCTGCGAGAGAACAGAACTTGTGCCGTGCGCGATATTGCCGAATGGGCCCATGTGGACAAAGGCTGGGGCCCCCTCCGTCGTTTGCACCAGGTTTGGCATGAGCGCCTCATCGAGCAGTGCCATCATGGCTCCCGTAGCACCCAGGTCGTCTGCGCTGATGGCGCGTCCGCTGCGAGACACGCCGACAATAATCGAGCCCAGCCTGTGGCGCAGGTCTTCCCGGCCCGAGGCCAGCGCCATGATTGCCATCACTTCAGAAGCGGCTGCAATCACAAAGCCTGTCTTGCGGCTCTCCGCACCGGCCTTGCCTCCAAGGGTCACGGTGATGTTGCGCAATGCGCGATCATTCATGTCGAGCGTGCGGGGCCAGGTGATCTGTTCGGGATCGAGATCGAGCGCATTGCCATGAAACATGTGGGAATCAATCATGGCGGCTAGCAGGTTATGGGCTGAGGTTACGGCGTGGAAGTCGCCATGAAAGTGCAGATTGATCTTCTGGCTCGGCTCTACCTGCGAGAGGCCGCCTCCTGCTGCGCCGCCTTTCAATCCAAAAACCGGGCCAAGAGAAGGCTCGCGCGAGGTGAGGATGGCGCTCTTCCCGAGGAACGTCAATCCCTGCGTCAGGCCGATGGCTACTACCGTCTTGCCTTCGCCACTCACGGTGGGAGTGGTTGCGGTGACGAGGACAAGCTTGCCGCGAACGGGAAAGCTGCGATCGTTGAGGAATTCCAGCTTGACCTTGGCTCCGTAGTTGCCAATGGTCTCGAAGTACTTTTCCGGCAGGGCGAGTTTTCTTGCGACCTCGCAAATCGGCAATAATGGCTTGCTCATAATGAATCGTTCAACAGTGTACGCTCAGATCCGCGTGGCTGACCGTGATGCACGTCAGCCAGCCACGCCTTCGCTCGCCGATTATCTGCCCTGCAGTTCATCTGCCAGATTTGAGGCTCCATATAGCTTGCGCAGTGCCTCGATCATGGCTGCGCTATGCACGGCAACTGCGCGGTTCCTCTCGCCTTCATATACAAAGTCGCCGGCGAGCGACTCAATGTTGCCATCGAAGATCAGCCCGACAAGTTCCCCTTGCCGGTTCACAACCGGCGAGCCGGAGTTGCCGCCGATAATGTCGCCAGTGGAAACAAAGTCCAGCGGAGTGGAGAGATCCAGTTTGTCGCGGCCCTCCACATAACGCTTGGGCAGCGCAAAGGGGCCGGCAAGATCAAATCCGTTTGCGCGGTCATATAGCCCATAAAACGTGGTCTTCGCTGGAGCCTTGGTGCCGTTCATCGGATAACCTTTCACTGCACCATAGGACAGTCGAAGTGTGAAAGTCGCATCCGGATAAGCGGACTTTCCGTAGACGAGGAAGCGCGCTTTGCCGAGCTTTTCTCCCGCGGGCTGCTCCACGCTTTCCACGTTCTCCTGTGTCCATTTCGTCATACTGCGCGAGATCGGATCGAGCTTGCGCGCCAGCACAATCAAAGGGTCTGTGGAGGCCAGAACCGCCGCCTCGCCGCCAGCGATCAACGCCTGCCGCTCCTTGGGATCGGCCAACCTGGAGCCGCTAATCAGCTCATGCGCTGCCTGTTGTGGAGTGCGCCCGGCCAATACTGCGGCCACAAATTCATCGTTCTGTCCCAGTTGTTTCTCCGCCTCGGTCAGCGCTGCCGTGATGCGCGCCTCTTCCATTGCGGGATAGACCGGCGCGGGAGAAAGCAGTCGATATCGCAACGACTCCAGGCCAGCTTCGTGGAAGGTCGCGAGGCGGTCGCCGTCGGGCTTCTTAATCTCGACTACGTATTGCACGATAAGTTGCGCAATGCTGGCGAGAGTAGAGTCCATGCGGCGAAATATCTGCTGTTTGACCATCGGACGCAACTTCAACTCCGCAGCATCGATGGTGCTCCATGCTCCACCGTACTCCGACTGAAGCTCGGGCTTCGCGGCAACCAGACGGCGAAACTCTTCTTCTTCCTTCTGCTTCTTGGCGAGGACGTTTTTGTCCTGCAACGCCTCATAACGTCCCTGGTAAGCCTTCTGACTGTTCTGCAACCCAAAGATCAGGCTGCTTGCCTGCCGCGCCTGCTCCGCGCCTTGAGCGGAATAGGCTTGCATGGCCGCAATGCGAACCTTGAAATACTCCAGCAGAAGCGGCTCACGGAAATCGCGCTCCGTCACAAGCTGCGCCATCGTTTCCTGGCGAGCGGTCGAGCCAGGATGCCCGGAGATGAAGATCAGCTCGCCGTCGGCAGCGCCCTTCGCGCTCCACTTCAAGTAGTCGGTCGAATTCAGCGGCTTGCCGTTGTCATACACGCGAAAGATCGCCATATCCAGGTCGTAGCGCGGATAGGTGAAGTTGTCCGGGTCCCCTCCGAAGAACGCAATCTGTTGCTCTGGCGCGAAAACCAGTCGCACATCGGTGTACTTCTTGTAGCGGTAGAGCCAATATTCGCTGCCCTGGTAGAGCGGGACCACATCGGAGCGCAGGCCAGTCTTCTTCAGGCTTTCGCTCTCGATTGCCGCAATCACACTCTGTCGCGCGTCATAGGCTTTCTTTTCGTCGGAGATTCCCTTTGTGGCAGCTTGTACGCGCGCGGTGACGTTCTCCATCGCCTGCAGAACGTTCACTTCAAGATCCGCCGACTTCAACTCCTGCTCCGGAGTGGCCGCGTAGAAGCCGTCGCGAATGTAGTCACGCTTGGCAGTCGAGGCTTTTTGCAACTGTCCCCGCGCAACGTGATGGTTGGTGAGCAGCAGACCATTCGGGCTGACGAAGGATCCGGAGCCACCATCGTTGAGCCGCACACTGGAAAGACGTATATGGTCCAGCCACTGCTGCGTGGGCGTAAATCCATATTGCTGCTGCAGCAGTTTGGTTGGAGGGTTGTCAAAGGTCCACATCCCCTCCTCGGCATGAGCACCAGCAACGCTCAAGGACAGCACAAATGCAGAAGTAAGAATCAATCCAGCGCGCATAGACACAAAACACTCCTTATGGAACATCCACCGCGAAGCAGCAGGCGACGGAACGGGTTCTTTTTGTTTCCTGCGAAAGTATAGTTCGACAGTTACGAATTGGGCTTTTCTCCGAGCGGGCTGATGCTGTCAATCCGGGCGATCTCCTCCGGAGTAAACGAGAGGTTCGCCAGCGCTGCAATGTTCTGGTCAACCTGCTCCACCTTGCTTGCGCCAATCAGAACGCTGGTGAGGCGCTCGTCGCGCAACACCCAGGCCAGCGCCATCTGTGCGAGCGTCTGTCCACGCTGCCTTGCGATATCCCCGAGCGCCCGAATCTGTGCCAGCCGCTCCTCGGTAATCTCCTTGGGCCGCAGAAAGCCCTGTGGCCGGCCCGCACGGGAGTCAGCAGGAATCCCATGCAGATAGCGGTCGGTGAGCAGCCCCTGTGCCAGCGGCGAGAAAGCGATTCCGCCAACGCCCTCTTTCCCGAGCACATCAAAGAGTCCCCGCTCCGGCGTGCGCTGGAAGATGGAGTATTTCATCTGATGAATCAGGCATGGCGTGTGCATCTCTCGCAGAATCGCAACTGCCTTTGCCGTTTGCTCCGGATCGTAGTTGGAGATTCCGGCGTACAAGGCCTTGCCGGAGTGCACCGCCGACGCCAGGGCCGACATCGTCTCCTCGATCGGCGTGTTCGGATCAGGGCGGTGCGAATAGAAAATATCGACGTAGTCCACGCCCATCCGCTTCAGGCTCTGGTCCAGGCTTGACAGCAGATATTTGCGGGAGCCCCAATCCCCGTATGGACCGGCCCACATTGTGTATCCCGCCTTTGTCGAAAGCACAAGCTCATCGCGATAGGCCTGGAAATCGTCGCGGAAGATGCGCCCGAAGTTCTCCTCCGCTGAGCCTGGAGGCGGCCCATAATTGTTTGCCAGGTCGAAGTGCGTGATCCCCTGATCGAAGGCTCGACGGAGCATCAGCCGGCCTGTCTCCATCGCATCCACGCCACCAAAGTTGTGCCACAGCCCCAGAGAAATCGCGGGCAACAGCAGGCCACTCCGGCCCGTGCGACGATAGCTCATCGCGTCATAGCGTTCGGCAGATGCCGCATACGGTGCTTGATACAAGGGATTTACTCCTGCGCTTGGAATCAGACTGATTTTGAAGTACTGCTGATTCTATGCGAATCTCCGCAGCGAGGAAAATCACAGCGAGCCAACCCAAAAAGAAAAGCCCCGCTGCAGGAGCGGGGCTTCTTTGTGCGGTCGCTTGACCTATAACTTGGCGATGGCCTTGTGGAGTGCGGTGAGCAGCGCCGCAACCTTCTCTGGATTACTCAACGCAAACTCGCCTGCGTCCGAGGCAGCAGCAGCGGTAATCTCTGCCGCGGCGTTCAGATTGACCTCGTAAGTATCGATGAGTTCGAAGTCTTCTTCCTCGTGCTCGTGTTCGTGCTCGTGCTCTTCATTGATGTCATGCATTGGCAGTCTCCTCTGAGGCGAATTATGTCCGCCTTAGGAGCCTAGCATCCGCTGCGGATGGATGGGTATCCGCTGCGTGAAATTTCCTTTGCAGCCGCAATCATCAGTCTGCATCAGTGCTGCTCCGCCATCAGTTGACGAAATTCGGGCGTCTCCCTCAGCGCGGCAAATTCCTTTTCTTCCATCAACCTCTTGCGGTCTCTGAAGCCCTCGCTCAGCGCCATCCGGAGGTATTGCAGGGCCCGGTCGTTCATCCCCACATTGGCATACGTCTTTGCCAGGGAATAGTTCATCATGGCGCGCTGTTGTGAAGTAACTGCCTCTCCGATACCCATCTGCGCGCTTCGCTCGAAGACATTCGGATCAAGTGAAAAGGCCATGCGGTATGCCTCGGCACCTTTGCTGGTCTTCCCTTGAACAAAATACAGGGTGCCCAGGTTGCCGTAGATCGTGGCATCGCGAGGAGATAGCTTCAGGGCTTTCCTGTAGAGCTTCTCCGCCGCTCCGTATTTCTTTTCAGAGTAGAGGGCCGTTGCCAGATTGTTCATTGCCTCTGCGTACTTCGGATCGAGCCGCAGAGCCTGCTCATAGTGGCTGCGCGCCGCGCCCAGGTTGTACATGTGATGGTAAGCAACTCCAATTTTGTTCCAGATAACGGCGGAGTCCTGAGGCGCCTGCTGATACTCCTTGATGGCGGCCTCATACTTCTTCTGCGACATCAGGATGTCGCCCTGGGTCTCAGCCTGCGCTTTGGCGGGAGGTGGATTGGCGGTGTATTCCCCCGGATCGAGTGTGGACGAGGCAAACAATTCGCTCTTGGCCGGAGCCAACAGGACGACGACC
This DNA window, taken from Acidisarcina sp., encodes the following:
- a CDS encoding formate--tetrahydrofolate ligase, with amino-acid sequence MSKPLLPICEVARKLALPEKYFETIGNYGAKVKLEFLNDRSFPVRGKLVLVTATTPTVSGEGKTVVAIGLTQGLTFLGKSAILTSREPSLGPVFGLKGGAAGGGLSQVEPSQKINLHFHGDFHAVTSAHNLLAAMIDSHMFHGNALDLDPEQITWPRTLDMNDRALRNITVTLGGKAGAESRKTGFVIAAASEVMAIMALASGREDLRHRLGSIIVGVSRSGRAISADDLGATGAMMALLDEALMPNLVQTTEGAPAFVHMGPFGNIAHGTSSVLSQQAGLRLADYVINEAGFGADLGAEKYLDIVMRSSGIRPAAAVVVTTVQSMRNMGGGDLLKGLPNLERHLENLKRYGLSLVVAINRFPHDTDEDLKLLREYCCSRGVKSALAEAFTKGGEGCADLAAKVVELLDANPDPQIQPLYALTDSLEEKVLQVARKIYGASDVAFSEAAKAQLRRLSDWGYSNLPVCIAKTQYSFTDDPKIMGAPSGWTFNVRDVALSAGAGFVVVIAGNMMLMPGLPKVPRALAINVDTEGCISGI
- a CDS encoding S46 family peptidase, which gives rise to MRAGLILTSAFVLSLSVAGAHAEEGMWTFDNPPTKLLQQQYGFTPTQQWLDHIRLSSVRLNDGGSGSFVSPNGLLLTNHHVARGQLQKASTAKRDYIRDGFYAATPEQELKSADLEVNVLQAMENVTARVQAATKGISDEKKAYDARQSVIAAIESESLKKTGLRSDVVPLYQGSEYWLYRYKKYTDVRLVFAPEQQIAFFGGDPDNFTYPRYDLDMAIFRVYDNGKPLNSTDYLKWSAKGAADGELIFISGHPGSTARQETMAQLVTERDFREPLLLEYFKVRIAAMQAYSAQGAEQARQASSLIFGLQNSQKAYQGRYEALQDKNVLAKKQKEEEEFRRLVAAKPELQSEYGGAWSTIDAAELKLRPMVKQQIFRRMDSTLASIAQLIVQYVVEIKKPDGDRLATFHEAGLESLRYRLLSPAPVYPAMEEARITAALTEAEKQLGQNDEFVAAVLAGRTPQQAAHELISGSRLADPKERQALIAGGEAAVLASTDPLIVLARKLDPISRSMTKWTQENVESVEQPAGEKLGKARFLVYGKSAYPDATFTLRLSYGAVKGYPMNGTKAPAKTTFYGLYDRANGFDLAGPFALPKRYVEGRDKLDLSTPLDFVSTGDIIGGNSGSPVVNRQGELVGLIFDGNIESLAGDFVYEGERNRAVAVHSAAMIEALRKLYGASNLADELQGR
- the mgrA gene encoding L-glyceraldehyde 3-phosphate reductase, translating into MYQAPYAASAERYDAMSYRRTGRSGLLLPAISLGLWHNFGGVDAMETGRLMLRRAFDQGITHFDLANNYGPPPGSAEENFGRIFRDDFQAYRDELVLSTKAGYTMWAGPYGDWGSRKYLLSSLDQSLKRMGVDYVDIFYSHRPDPNTPIEETMSALASAVHSGKALYAGISNYDPEQTAKAVAILREMHTPCLIHQMKYSIFQRTPERGLFDVLGKEGVGGIAFSPLAQGLLTDRYLHGIPADSRAGRPQGFLRPKEITEERLAQIRALGDIARQRGQTLAQMALAWVLRDERLTSVLIGASKVEQVDQNIAALANLSFTPEEIARIDSISPLGEKPNS
- a CDS encoding tetratricopeptide repeat protein; amino-acid sequence: MNERDFTQRLWMAGVLGVVVLLAPAKSELFASSTLDPGEYTANPPPAKAQAETQGDILMSQKKYEAAIKEYQQAPQDSAVIWNKIGVAYHHMYNLGAARSHYEQALRLDPKYAEAMNNLATALYSEKKYGAAEKLYRKALKLSPRDATIYGNLGTLYFVQGKTSKGAEAYRMAFSLDPNVFERSAQMGIGEAVTSQQRAMMNYSLAKTYANVGMNDRALQYLRMALSEGFRDRKRLMEEKEFAALRETPEFRQLMAEQH